A region from the Solibacillus sp. FSL H8-0523 genome encodes:
- the infC gene encoding translation initiation factor IF-3 — protein sequence MYVNEGIRARELRLIDHNGDQLGVKTRNEALEIATRVNLDLVLVAPQAKPPVARIMDYGKFKFEQQKKDREVRKNQKVISMKEVRLSPTIDEHDFQTKLRNGIKFLEKGDKVKCSIRFKGRAITHKEIGQRVLDRFAEACAEVSTVEQKPKMEGRSMFLVLQPKIEK from the coding sequence ATGTATGTAAACGAAGGCATTCGTGCACGTGAACTTCGTCTAATCGACCATAACGGTGATCAGCTTGGTGTTAAAACACGTAATGAAGCGCTAGAAATTGCTACTCGTGTTAACTTGGATCTTGTCCTTGTGGCCCCTCAAGCCAAACCACCAGTCGCTCGTATCATGGACTATGGTAAATTTAAGTTCGAACAGCAAAAGAAAGACCGAGAAGTTCGTAAAAATCAAAAAGTAATTTCGATGAAAGAGGTTCGTTTGAGCCCAACAATCGATGAACATGATTTCCAAACGAAACTACGTAACGGCATCAAGTTCCTTGAAAAAGGCGATAAAGTTAAATGTAGTATCCGCTTCAAAGGTCGTGCAATCACACACAAAGAAATTGGTCAGCGTGTGCTAGATCGCTTTGCTGAAGCTTGTGCTGAAGTATCTACGGTTGAACAAAAACCGAAGATGGAAGGCAGAAGCATGTTCTTAGTTCTTCAACCGAAGATCGAGAAATAA
- the thrS gene encoding threonine--tRNA ligase has protein sequence MSEMIKLTFPDGAVKEFAKGTSTLDVAGSISPGLKKSTLAGKINGTLIDAKTGIEEDASIEIITNKSPEALEILRHSTAHLTAQAVKRLFPDAKLGIGPVIDSGFYYDIDSPTPITAEDLSAIEKEMKKIIAENIEIERKLVTRDEAHAIYTEVGDEYKLELLDAIPAGEQVSIYYQGDFFDLCRGVHVPSTNKLKEFKLLSLAGAYWRGNSDNKMLQRIYGTAFFTKDELKHHLQMLEEAKERDHRKIGKELDLFMTSQTVGQGLPLWLPNGATIRRTIERYIVDKELSLGYKHVYTPVLGSKKLYETSGHWEHYQDGMFPPMEMDNETLVLRPMNCPHHMMVFKNGLHSYRHLPIRIAELGTMHRYEMSGAVSGLQRVRGMTLNDAHIFVRPDQIKAEFKKVVELILEVYKDFDLKDFSFRLSYRDPNNTEKYFDDDQMWETAQAMLKEAMDELGYDYFIAEDEAAFYGPKLDVQVKTAIGKEETLSTAQLDFLLPQRFDLSYIGEDGQPQRPVVIHRGVVSTMERFVAFLIEEYKGAFPTWLAPVQATIIPVSNSVHYDYARELQEKLQAAGVRVEMDDREEKLGYKIRESQMKKIPYMLVLGDKEVEEGAVNIRRYGSKDSETVSFEEFLTNIKAEITK, from the coding sequence ATGTCAGAAATGATCAAATTAACTTTCCCAGATGGCGCAGTAAAGGAATTTGCCAAGGGTACATCTACATTAGACGTTGCCGGTTCAATTAGCCCAGGTCTAAAAAAATCAACATTAGCCGGTAAAATTAACGGCACATTAATTGATGCTAAAACAGGTATCGAAGAAGATGCATCAATCGAAATTATTACAAACAAATCACCAGAGGCGTTAGAAATCCTACGCCACTCTACTGCTCACTTAACAGCACAAGCAGTAAAACGTTTATTCCCAGACGCAAAATTAGGAATTGGTCCAGTTATCGATTCAGGTTTCTACTATGATATCGATTCACCAACACCGATTACAGCAGAAGACTTATCAGCAATCGAAAAAGAAATGAAAAAAATTATCGCAGAAAACATCGAAATCGAACGCAAATTAGTAACGCGTGACGAAGCACATGCGATTTACACTGAAGTGGGCGATGAGTACAAATTAGAATTACTTGATGCCATTCCAGCAGGCGAACAAGTATCAATTTACTACCAAGGCGATTTCTTCGATCTTTGCCGTGGGGTACATGTACCATCAACAAACAAATTAAAAGAGTTCAAACTATTATCTCTAGCGGGTGCATACTGGCGCGGGAACTCAGATAACAAAATGTTACAACGTATTTACGGTACGGCTTTCTTCACGAAAGATGAGTTAAAGCATCACTTACAAATGCTTGAAGAAGCAAAAGAACGTGATCACCGTAAAATCGGTAAAGAATTAGACTTATTCATGACGTCTCAAACAGTAGGCCAAGGTTTACCACTTTGGTTACCAAACGGTGCGACAATCCGTCGTACAATTGAGCGTTATATCGTAGACAAAGAACTATCTTTAGGCTACAAACACGTTTACACACCAGTGCTTGGTTCTAAGAAATTATACGAAACTTCAGGTCACTGGGAGCACTATCAAGATGGCATGTTCCCTCCAATGGAAATGGATAACGAAACACTTGTTTTACGTCCAATGAACTGCCCTCACCATATGATGGTATTCAAAAACGGCTTACACTCTTACCGTCATTTACCAATCCGTATTGCGGAGCTTGGTACAATGCACCGTTACGAAATGAGTGGCGCGGTATCTGGTTTACAACGTGTACGCGGGATGACGTTAAACGATGCGCACATTTTCGTACGCCCAGACCAAATTAAAGCGGAATTCAAAAAAGTAGTGGAGTTAATTTTAGAAGTTTACAAAGACTTCGATTTAAAAGACTTCTCATTCCGTCTTTCTTACCGTGACCCGAACAACACAGAGAAATATTTCGATGACGATCAAATGTGGGAAACAGCACAAGCAATGTTAAAAGAAGCAATGGATGAGTTAGGCTATGACTACTTCATCGCAGAAGACGAAGCAGCATTCTATGGTCCAAAATTAGACGTTCAAGTGAAAACAGCAATCGGTAAAGAAGAAACATTATCTACTGCTCAACTTGACTTCTTATTACCACAACGCTTTGACCTTTCTTACATCGGTGAAGATGGTCAACCGCAACGCCCAGTAGTTATTCACCGTGGTGTTGTATCAACAATGGAGCGTTTCGTTGCCTTCTTAATCGAAGAATACAAAGGTGCCTTCCCAACGTGGTTAGCACCAGTACAAGCAACAATCATTCCGGTATCAAATTCAGTACACTACGATTATGCGCGCGAACTACAAGAAAAATTACAAGCAGCTGGCGTACGTGTAGAGATGGATGACCGTGAAGAAAAATTAGGCTACAAAATCCGTGAATCTCAAATGAAAAAGATCCCGTACATGTTAGTATTAGGGGACAAAGAAGTAGAAGAAGGTGCTGTTAACATTCGTCGTTACGGCTCAAAAGATTCTGAAACGGTATCATTTGAAGAGTTCTTAACAAACATTAAAGCTGAAATTACAAAATAA
- the dnaI gene encoding primosomal protein DnaI: MEPINNQLNEIKKRMPSFEERFEAIRRETIEHPKVQEFLREHEQQVTKEMVDISLPKLSEYIQQSITCCGCGETKNCTNLLKGYIPKLYITHNVIDTTYVPCEQKLREDERREVANMISSMHMPKDVLKATLKDLAIDNHSRLTIADQAAEFVATYKRTGELPKKGFYLYGKFGIGKSFVLGAIANELASLKVKTVVVFVPEFLREMKNAIGDNSLNGKIDFVKKAPVLMLDDIGAETMSAWTRDEILGTIMHYRMSEELPTFITSNFDYAGLEHHLAQSQRGDVEVVKAARLMERIKAVTIPVQMDGVNRRN, encoded by the coding sequence ATCGAACCGATTAACAATCAATTAAACGAAATAAAAAAGCGCATGCCTTCATTTGAGGAGCGTTTTGAAGCAATACGCCGCGAAACAATCGAACATCCAAAGGTACAGGAGTTTTTACGCGAGCATGAACAGCAGGTAACGAAAGAAATGGTTGATATTAGTCTTCCAAAGCTATCTGAGTATATTCAACAATCGATAACATGCTGTGGCTGTGGCGAGACGAAAAATTGTACAAATTTACTCAAGGGCTATATACCAAAGTTATATATTACACATAACGTAATCGATACGACGTACGTGCCGTGTGAGCAAAAGCTACGTGAAGACGAGCGTCGTGAAGTAGCGAACATGATTTCAAGTATGCATATGCCAAAGGATGTTTTAAAGGCAACATTAAAAGACCTAGCTATCGACAATCATTCACGTTTAACAATTGCTGATCAAGCAGCAGAGTTTGTCGCAACCTATAAGCGCACAGGTGAGCTACCGAAAAAGGGCTTTTACTTGTACGGTAAATTCGGTATCGGGAAATCATTCGTTCTTGGTGCGATTGCCAATGAACTTGCCTCATTAAAGGTGAAAACGGTAGTCGTATTCGTGCCGGAATTTTTACGTGAAATGAAAAATGCCATTGGGGATAATTCATTGAATGGGAAAATTGATTTCGTCAAAAAAGCACCGGTACTCATGTTAGATGATATTGGCGCAGAAACGATGTCAGCATGGACACGTGATGAAATTTTAGGAACAATCATGCATTATCGAATGAGTGAAGAGTTACCGACGTTCATTACCTCGAATTTTGACTACGCTGGTTTAGAGCATCACTTAGCACAATCACAGCGCGGTGATGTGGAAGTTGTTAAAGCAGCACGTTTAATGGAGCGTATTAAAGCAGTGACGATTCCAGTGCAAATGGATGGCGTAAACCGAAGGAATTAA
- a CDS encoding DnaD domain protein — translation MVHFQELQPTDHFEITLPHALSTNERQLITLFYQPLTGPTPVSLYLTLWAEAESHQVQVMNHYYLMQVLSLPLKQVFEARVALEAIGLLRTWRKDVADGRHFIYELMRPMDAASFFKDPLLSMFLFSKIGEGAYRKLRQRFLTTPNKAKFDEVTRTFTDVYRPINQSLPVDDLEESQTVKSDYPFYYEEFDFKLLQAGLSEQLIPSAALTLEARDNIAKLAFLYHLTPLQMQKVVITALDEHNKLTTERLKRAAADFYKLTVSTDAPTLTKTFETPNDPLVADNLSKEQELLQYLETTAPVQVLRDINNGKEPIPASIQLAEDLVMKYGMPVGVVNVLLEYVMLSTDMKLPKAYVEKIADHWNRKQLKSAKEAMDLARQERDKYSQWKQESTQPKPAAQTKKPAYNNRKGGRDEQVPDWFYKRNEEPPQEKPQDVAVDFEKERLKILQKLDKAGE, via the coding sequence ATGGTTCACTTCCAAGAATTGCAGCCTACGGATCATTTTGAAATTACGCTCCCTCATGCACTTTCAACAAATGAACGTCAATTAATTACCTTGTTTTATCAGCCACTGACTGGTCCAACACCAGTCAGTTTGTATTTAACACTATGGGCCGAAGCCGAAAGCCACCAGGTGCAGGTAATGAATCATTATTATTTAATGCAAGTGTTATCACTGCCGTTAAAACAAGTATTTGAAGCACGCGTTGCATTAGAAGCCATTGGGTTACTTCGTACGTGGCGGAAAGATGTAGCGGATGGGCGCCATTTTATATATGAATTAATGCGACCAATGGATGCTGCGAGCTTTTTCAAAGATCCACTATTATCCATGTTCTTATTTAGTAAAATTGGTGAAGGGGCTTATCGTAAGCTGCGCCAACGCTTTTTAACAACGCCAAATAAAGCAAAATTTGATGAGGTGACGCGCACATTTACCGATGTGTATCGTCCAATCAATCAAAGTTTACCGGTGGATGATTTAGAGGAAAGCCAAACAGTAAAATCGGATTATCCGTTTTACTATGAAGAATTTGATTTTAAATTGCTGCAAGCAGGATTATCAGAGCAGCTTATCCCAAGTGCGGCTTTAACGCTTGAAGCACGTGATAATATTGCGAAACTCGCATTTTTATATCATTTAACACCACTGCAAATGCAAAAGGTTGTTATTACCGCACTCGATGAGCACAACAAATTAACGACAGAGCGATTAAAACGCGCAGCAGCGGACTTCTATAAGCTGACCGTGTCAACGGATGCACCGACTTTAACGAAAACATTTGAAACGCCAAACGATCCATTAGTTGCGGACAACCTATCAAAAGAGCAGGAGCTGCTACAGTATTTAGAAACAACAGCACCTGTTCAAGTATTACGTGATATTAACAATGGCAAGGAGCCTATTCCTGCGTCGATTCAGTTAGCTGAGGATTTAGTGATGAAGTACGGCATGCCAGTTGGTGTCGTCAATGTGTTGCTTGAATATGTCATGCTGTCAACGGATATGAAGCTGCCAAAAGCGTACGTTGAGAAAATTGCCGACCACTGGAATCGAAAGCAGTTGAAATCGGCGAAAGAAGCGATGGATTTAGCGCGTCAAGAACGTGACAAATACTCGCAGTGGAAGCAAGAAAGCACGCAGCCTAAACCGGCAGCACAAACGAAGAAGCCGGCGTATAATAACCGTAAAGGTGGCCGCGATGAGCAAGTCCCGGATTGGTTTTACAAACGCAATGAAGAGCCGCCACAAGAAAAACCACAAGACGTGGCAGTTGATTTTGAAAAAGAGCGCTTAAAAATATTACAAAAGCTTGATAAGGCAGGTGAATAA
- the nrdR gene encoding transcriptional regulator NrdR → MRCPACQYNGTRVVDSRPVDDNKEIRRRRECESCSFRFTTFEKIEETPLIVVKKDGSREEFSREKVLRGLIRACEKRPVALDQLEEIVLAIEKELRRLGNAEVRSEDVGEMVMDRLAKIDEVAYVRFASVYRQFKDITVFIDELKEIMTRQSDDK, encoded by the coding sequence ATGAGATGTCCAGCTTGTCAGTACAACGGTACACGTGTTGTCGATTCTAGACCTGTTGATGATAATAAAGAAATTCGTAGACGTCGTGAATGCGAATCATGTAGCTTTCGTTTTACGACATTTGAAAAAATTGAAGAAACACCATTAATCGTAGTGAAGAAGGACGGTTCGCGCGAAGAATTTAGCCGTGAAAAAGTACTGCGCGGTCTTATTCGTGCATGTGAAAAACGTCCAGTGGCACTAGACCAACTAGAAGAAATTGTACTTGCAATCGAAAAAGAGCTACGCCGTTTAGGGAACGCCGAAGTACGCTCAGAAGATGTCGGTGAAATGGTCATGGACCGTCTCGCGAAAATCGATGAAGTGGCTTACGTGCGCTTTGCCTCGGTATATCGCCAGTTCAAGGATATTACTGTATTTATCGATGAATTAAAAGAAATTATGACCCGTCAATCAGACGACAAATAA
- a CDS encoding glyceraldehyde-3-phosphate dehydrogenase — translation MTVSIAINGFGRIGRMVFRQAMMRGDVNIVAVNASYPSETLAHLIKYDTNHGVFPGTVEAVEGALIVNGKRVQLVSERDPLKLPWAEMGVDIVIEATGKFNDRAKAAMHLEAGAKKVILTAPGKNEDITVVLGVNDDKLDLSKHDVISNASCTTNCLAPVAKVLNDEFGIVNGLMTTVHAYTNDQNNIDNPHKDLRRARNCASSIIPTSTGAAKALRLVLPELDGKIHGMALRVPTPNVSLVDLVVDLERDVTVEEVNAAFKSYADGKMNGILNFNLEPLVSSDYNTTTFSSTVDGLSTIVLGDRKVKVIAWYDNEWGYSARVVDLAAKIANELAVVNA, via the coding sequence ATGACAGTTTCTATTGCAATTAATGGTTTCGGCCGTATTGGTCGTATGGTGTTCCGACAAGCAATGATGCGCGGGGACGTAAATATCGTAGCAGTAAATGCTAGCTACCCATCTGAAACGTTAGCACATTTAATTAAGTATGACACAAATCACGGCGTATTCCCAGGTACAGTGGAAGCTGTAGAGGGTGCTTTAATCGTAAACGGCAAACGCGTTCAATTAGTAAGCGAACGTGACCCGTTAAAATTACCATGGGCTGAAATGGGCGTAGATATTGTTATTGAAGCAACTGGTAAATTTAATGACCGTGCGAAAGCAGCAATGCACTTAGAAGCTGGCGCGAAAAAAGTTATTTTAACTGCTCCAGGTAAAAATGAAGATATTACGGTTGTATTAGGCGTAAACGACGACAAGTTAGATTTATCAAAACATGACGTCATTTCAAATGCATCTTGTACAACAAACTGCTTAGCTCCAGTAGCGAAAGTATTAAACGATGAGTTTGGTATCGTAAACGGTTTAATGACAACAGTTCACGCTTACACAAACGACCAAAACAACATCGACAACCCACACAAAGACTTACGTCGTGCGCGTAACTGTGCATCGTCAATTATTCCAACTTCAACTGGTGCAGCGAAAGCATTACGCTTAGTGTTACCAGAATTAGATGGTAAAATTCACGGCATGGCATTACGTGTACCAACACCAAATGTTTCTTTAGTAGACTTAGTCGTTGATTTAGAGCGTGATGTAACAGTAGAAGAAGTTAACGCAGCATTCAAATCATATGCTGATGGCAAAATGAACGGTATTTTAAACTTCAATCTAGAGCCATTAGTATCTTCTGATTACAACACAACAACGTTTTCATCGACGGTTGATGGTTTATCAACAATCGTTTTAGGTGACCGTAAAGTAAAAGTAATCGCTTGGTATGACAACGAGTGGGGTTACTCAGCTCGCGTAGTTGACTTAGCAGCAAAAATTGCAAACGAATTAGCTGTAGTAAACGCTTAA
- the coaE gene encoding dephospho-CoA kinase (Dephospho-CoA kinase (CoaE) performs the final step in coenzyme A biosynthesis.): MIIGLTGSIASGKSTVAKMIQSYNLPIVDADLVARQVVEPGTPTLQKIAEAFGKEVIAEDGSMDRAKVGSIIFHNEEMRQTLNSIIHPAIREEMLRQRDELMSYGEKNIFMDIPLLFESKLEHFVEKILVVSVNEEVQLQRLMARNGFTEEEAKARIATQIPVKDKEQLADAVIHNNGTLEDTAIQLQNILYEWNVLK; this comes from the coding sequence GTGATTATTGGATTAACAGGAAGCATAGCGAGCGGTAAAAGTACGGTCGCAAAAATGATTCAATCATATAATTTACCAATCGTCGATGCGGATTTAGTGGCACGCCAAGTCGTAGAACCGGGCACACCGACACTTCAAAAAATTGCCGAAGCGTTCGGTAAAGAAGTAATCGCAGAAGATGGCTCAATGGACCGCGCGAAAGTCGGTAGCATCATCTTTCATAACGAAGAGATGCGCCAAACATTAAATAGTATCATCCATCCTGCGATTCGTGAGGAAATGCTACGCCAGCGTGACGAGTTGATGTCGTACGGAGAAAAAAATATCTTTATGGATATCCCGTTATTATTCGAAAGTAAGCTCGAGCATTTCGTTGAAAAGATCCTAGTCGTTTCCGTAAATGAAGAGGTACAATTGCAGCGCTTAATGGCACGTAACGGCTTCACTGAAGAAGAAGCAAAAGCGCGTATCGCAACGCAAATTCCAGTAAAAGACAAAGAACAGCTAGCGGATGCGGTGATTCACAATAACGGCACGCTTGAAGATACCGCCATTCAACTGCAAAACATTTTGTACGAGTGGAATGTGTTGAAATAA
- the mutM gene encoding bifunctional DNA-formamidopyrimidine glycosylase/DNA-(apurinic or apyrimidinic site) lyase, with translation MPELPEVEGVVRDLRPIVEGKTIEYVTLSETVYMSHEAGKQAIVKNAAPPHFEQMLQNMTIARLERRSKYIFFHVTKDGESFILVNHLGMTGAWFVVNDILEITEEKFRKHIHAIFTLTSGELLVYSDIRRFGELRFINEIADHAPLLKMAPEPFDEQACDFFLAQSEKPRFAKKAIKEVIMDGQVISGCGNIYATESLFKMSIHPAKPTSEVSRERKIELFQVICDVLQESIDSGGSTISDYRSINGGAGTMQHRLKMYGKKQCKTCETTTESMVIAGRTSTFCPQCQK, from the coding sequence ATGCCAGAATTACCAGAAGTCGAAGGAGTCGTGCGCGATTTACGCCCGATTGTAGAAGGCAAAACGATAGAGTATGTCACATTATCTGAAACAGTATACATGTCGCATGAAGCCGGAAAACAAGCGATTGTAAAAAATGCCGCACCGCCACACTTTGAACAAATGTTACAAAACATGACGATTGCGCGTTTAGAGCGACGTTCGAAATATATTTTCTTTCATGTAACGAAGGACGGAGAAAGCTTTATTTTAGTGAATCATTTAGGGATGACGGGTGCATGGTTTGTCGTAAACGACATCCTTGAAATTACCGAAGAAAAATTCCGTAAGCATATCCATGCGATTTTCACATTAACGAGCGGTGAGCTACTTGTGTATTCAGACATTCGCCGCTTTGGAGAGTTGCGTTTTATAAATGAGATTGCGGATCATGCACCGCTACTGAAAATGGCACCGGAGCCGTTTGATGAACAGGCTTGTGATTTTTTCTTAGCACAAAGCGAGAAACCACGATTTGCCAAAAAGGCTATTAAAGAAGTCATTATGGACGGGCAAGTTATTTCAGGCTGTGGCAATATTTACGCAACAGAATCACTATTCAAAATGAGCATCCATCCAGCAAAACCGACAAGTGAAGTGAGCCGTGAGCGGAAAATTGAGCTATTTCAGGTTATTTGCGATGTCCTGCAAGAAAGCATCGATTCAGGCGGCTCAACAATTTCGGATTACCGTAGCATAAACGGCGGCGCGGGTACGATGCAGCATCGCTTGAAAATGTATGGTAAAAAACAGTGCAAAACATGTGAAACAACAACAGAATCAATGGTCATTGCGGGCAGAACCTCAACATTCTGTCCACAATGCCAGAAGTAA
- the polA gene encoding DNA polymerase I: MTKQKLLLLDGNSLAYRAFFALPLLTNESGIHTNATYGFTTMLQKIIGEENPTQMLVAFDAGKTTFRHESYGEYKGGRQKTPPELSEQFPYIRKLIDAYNIKRYELEQYEADDIIGTLAKEAAGKGIEVIIVSGDKDLTQLATDDVTVYITKKGITDIEKYTPGHIEEKYGLTPLQIIDMKGLMGDQSDNIPGVPGVGEKTAIKLLKEHGTVEKLYEAIDSLKASKMKEKLVDNEELAHLSKKLATIHTEAPITIGIDDLAYAGPNEEALIDVWKELGFKSLIEKSDFEVEEAEQAQIEFTQVETITSDMLSETMALHLELEDEHYHTCKALGLALSDGEKTYFMSIGEEFENTALKAWLEDPTKKKYIADSKATQARLQRFGITLKGVDFDLLLAAYILKPSISGDDVATLAKEFGYQDVQSNEAVYGKGAKWTLPTADALAEHVSRKAVAVWKLQPVLEMKLQENQQFELYKELELPLAHILGKMESEGITVNIDTLKQMGDELKSKLDVMEQTIYDHAGEKFNINSPKQLGVILFDKLGLPVIKKTKTGYSTAADVLEKLQSEHEIVKHILQYRTLAKLNSTYIEGLTKEIHQDDAKVHTRFQQALTSTGRLSSTDPNLQNIPIRLEEGRKIRQAFVPSKEGWMLFAADYSQIELRVLAHMCQDEALVDAFKQGMDIHTRTAMDVFGVEAEAVTSNMRRTAKAVNFGIVYGISDYGLSQNLDITRKEAATFIDNYLKSFPGVKGYMDSIVEDAKKAGYVTTILNRRRYLPDITSSNFNLRSFAERTAMNTPIQGSAADIIKKAMIDMNARLEKEGLQAKLLLQVHDELIFEAPPEEIEILERIVPEVMEHAIELIVPLKVDYSHGPTWYDAK, from the coding sequence ATGACAAAACAAAAACTACTTTTATTAGACGGTAACAGCTTAGCCTACCGCGCTTTTTTCGCCTTACCCTTATTAACAAATGAGAGCGGTATTCATACAAATGCGACATATGGCTTTACGACGATGCTGCAAAAAATTATCGGTGAAGAAAATCCAACCCAAATGTTAGTCGCATTCGATGCAGGGAAAACGACATTCCGACATGAATCTTACGGTGAATATAAGGGCGGTCGTCAAAAAACGCCACCAGAATTATCGGAGCAATTCCCGTACATCCGTAAATTAATTGATGCCTACAACATTAAACGCTACGAGCTAGAGCAATATGAGGCGGATGACATTATCGGCACATTAGCAAAAGAAGCAGCAGGCAAAGGAATCGAAGTGATTATCGTATCGGGTGATAAAGACTTAACGCAATTAGCGACCGATGATGTAACGGTTTACATTACGAAAAAGGGCATTACTGATATCGAAAAATACACACCTGGACATATCGAAGAGAAATACGGCCTAACACCGCTTCAAATTATAGATATGAAGGGACTGATGGGCGACCAATCAGATAATATCCCAGGCGTTCCAGGTGTTGGTGAAAAAACAGCGATTAAGTTGCTAAAAGAACATGGCACAGTTGAGAAGTTATATGAGGCAATCGATTCATTGAAAGCTTCGAAAATGAAAGAAAAACTTGTCGACAATGAAGAACTTGCGCATTTATCAAAAAAGCTCGCAACCATTCATACAGAAGCACCGATTACAATCGGTATCGACGATTTGGCATATGCTGGGCCAAACGAAGAAGCGTTAATCGACGTGTGGAAAGAGCTTGGCTTTAAATCATTAATCGAAAAAAGCGATTTTGAAGTAGAAGAAGCCGAGCAAGCACAAATTGAATTTACTCAAGTCGAAACAATTACATCAGATATGCTGAGTGAGACAATGGCGCTGCATTTAGAACTAGAAGACGAGCATTATCACACATGTAAAGCACTTGGCCTCGCATTATCAGACGGTGAGAAAACCTATTTCATGTCCATCGGTGAAGAGTTCGAAAACACGGCGTTAAAAGCGTGGTTAGAAGATCCGACTAAGAAAAAATATATTGCCGATAGTAAAGCAACACAAGCAAGACTTCAGCGTTTTGGGATTACCCTAAAAGGTGTGGATTTCGATTTACTATTAGCTGCCTACATTTTAAAGCCGTCGATTTCAGGGGATGATGTCGCAACGCTCGCAAAAGAGTTTGGCTATCAGGATGTCCAGTCAAACGAAGCGGTCTACGGTAAGGGGGCAAAGTGGACACTGCCGACAGCGGACGCTTTAGCCGAGCATGTTAGCCGTAAAGCGGTTGCTGTTTGGAAGTTGCAGCCGGTTTTAGAAATGAAACTACAAGAAAACCAGCAGTTTGAGTTGTATAAAGAGCTTGAACTACCACTTGCACATATTTTAGGCAAGATGGAGAGCGAAGGAATTACGGTTAACATCGATACACTGAAACAAATGGGCGATGAGCTAAAATCGAAGCTAGATGTGATGGAGCAAACAATTTATGACCATGCGGGTGAGAAATTCAATATTAATTCACCAAAGCAGCTAGGTGTCATTCTGTTCGATAAATTAGGCTTACCCGTCATTAAAAAGACGAAAACCGGCTATTCAACAGCAGCTGATGTGCTAGAAAAACTACAATCCGAGCACGAAATCGTAAAACATATTTTACAGTATCGTACATTAGCAAAATTAAATTCAACGTATATTGAAGGGTTAACAAAAGAAATTCACCAAGATGATGCAAAGGTACACACGCGGTTCCAACAAGCGTTAACGTCAACGGGTCGTCTAAGCTCGACAGATCCGAACTTGCAAAACATCCCGATTCGCTTAGAGGAAGGTCGTAAAATCCGCCAAGCATTTGTACCATCAAAAGAGGGGTGGATGTTATTTGCTGCCGATTACTCGCAAATCGAGTTACGTGTGTTAGCCCATATGTGTCAAGATGAAGCGCTAGTTGACGCGTTTAAGCAAGGTATGGACATTCATACTCGTACAGCAATGGACGTATTTGGCGTCGAAGCAGAAGCCGTAACGAGCAATATGCGTCGTACAGCGAAAGCCGTAAACTTTGGGATTGTGTATGGCATTAGTGATTATGGTCTTTCTCAAAATCTCGATATTACACGTAAAGAAGCAGCGACGTTTATTGATAATTACTTAAAAAGCTTCCCAGGCGTAAAAGGCTACATGGATTCAATCGTAGAAGACGCGAAAAAAGCTGGTTATGTAACAACAATTTTAAATCGCCGTCGCTATTTACCGGATATTACAAGCTCGAACTTCAATTTACGAAGCTTTGCTGAGCGTACAGCTATGAACACGCCAATTCAAGGGAGCGCGGCAGACATTATTAAAAAAGCAATGATTGATATGAACGCGCGATTAGAAAAAGAAGGCCTTCAAGCAAAACTATTATTACAAGTGCACGATGAATTAATTTTTGAAGCACCACCAGAAGAAATCGAAATTTTAGAGCGTATTGTACCAGAAGTCATGGAGCACGCGATTGAGTTAATCGTGCCGTTAAAAGTGGATTATTCACACGGCCCTACGTGGTACGACGCGAAGTAA